One region of Opitutaceae bacterium genomic DNA includes:
- a CDS encoding TonB-dependent receptor: MNVVRFSFSACIATTTLSAQTAHSRQHSDEEPLHLDRFVISTSPYARSQDEIAQSVSVLDGNRLAQRQATSLGELLAGETGVASSYFGPGASRPIVRGIGGDRLKVLENGVGTIDASITSPDHAVSLDPLLIEKVEVVRGPAALLYGGNAIAGVVNTITHRIHETRPDKPLEGRLEVRSQSVNDEKSAGLLLEGAAGAFAWHIDGFRRSTADLKIPGFAESARLRAIEQDEGENGSDPEREAHGRIPNTAIHSDGGATGLSWIGRDAFVGFAWSGYNTLYGIPSGAHDHEQEQGDGHQATDGHGMSAGGADAEEGVKIDLVQRRFDAQGALTRSIGVLRGVRFKAGSSNYRHQEIEDGTIGTVFRNRGYDARVEILHQPISGFSGEMGWQGSHSDFSALGDEAFVPPSRTDAQAMFLLEEVSTGNATLQFGARLETQGIALRDGSGFTHRETLPSLSGNSVWRLPGNWILSVSLARSTRSPNAQERYANGPHPGTNAYEIGSPDLDVETSYSIDTALRHRIGRITGAITLFANRFDGFAYAKPTGQFAVSQDDKMVLLVEASNPASDQGLAVYRYAQTDATFMGVEGEMFLHLHERGVNTLDVRLSTDYVRARDDDSGDPLPRITPRRTKVGLDWAHGPASLSAEAQFVSAQHRVASHELPTDGYTLLNADASYRFATGQVDYTMFIRGSNLGNEEARAHTSFLKEIAPLPGRSVNLGVRMSF; encoded by the coding sequence ATGAATGTTGTACGATTTTCGTTTTCCGCCTGCATCGCAACCACGACCCTTTCCGCGCAAACCGCACACTCCCGGCAACACTCCGACGAGGAGCCCCTGCACCTCGACCGATTTGTCATCTCGACCTCGCCCTACGCACGATCCCAGGACGAAATCGCCCAGTCTGTTTCAGTCCTCGATGGCAACAGACTGGCGCAGCGCCAGGCCACATCGCTGGGCGAACTGCTGGCGGGTGAAACCGGCGTGGCATCCTCCTATTTCGGCCCGGGAGCGAGCCGGCCGATCGTGCGGGGCATTGGAGGCGATCGCCTGAAGGTTCTGGAAAACGGCGTCGGCACGATTGACGCATCCATCACAAGTCCGGACCACGCGGTCTCCCTCGATCCGCTCCTGATTGAGAAGGTCGAGGTCGTTCGCGGCCCCGCCGCACTGCTCTATGGGGGCAATGCGATAGCCGGTGTCGTGAACACCATCACGCACCGCATCCATGAAACCAGACCGGACAAACCCCTCGAAGGTCGCCTCGAGGTCCGCTCGCAATCCGTCAACGATGAGAAGAGCGCCGGACTGCTGCTTGAAGGCGCCGCCGGCGCATTCGCCTGGCACATCGATGGATTCCGCAGGTCAACCGCTGATCTGAAGATTCCGGGGTTCGCCGAGAGCGCACGCCTCCGCGCGATCGAACAGGACGAAGGCGAAAACGGCAGCGACCCGGAGCGCGAGGCCCACGGCCGTATTCCCAACACCGCCATCCATTCGGATGGAGGCGCGACCGGTTTGTCCTGGATCGGGCGCGACGCTTTTGTCGGCTTTGCCTGGAGCGGCTACAACACCCTCTATGGCATCCCATCGGGCGCGCACGATCATGAGCAGGAGCAAGGCGACGGGCATCAGGCAACCGACGGCCATGGGATGTCTGCCGGCGGCGCCGATGCTGAAGAAGGAGTGAAGATCGACCTCGTTCAAAGGCGCTTCGACGCACAAGGTGCGCTCACCCGCTCGATTGGAGTTCTCCGCGGCGTCCGTTTCAAGGCGGGCTCTTCAAACTATCGCCATCAGGAAATCGAAGACGGCACAATCGGAACGGTATTTCGCAACCGAGGCTACGATGCCCGCGTTGAGATTCTTCACCAGCCCATCTCCGGATTCTCGGGTGAGATGGGCTGGCAGGGCTCCCACAGCGACTTTTCCGCATTGGGTGACGAGGCATTTGTTCCTCCATCACGCACCGACGCCCAGGCCATGTTCCTGCTTGAGGAAGTGTCGACTGGAAATGCCACGCTTCAATTCGGTGCGCGACTGGAGACCCAGGGGATTGCCCTGCGTGACGGCTCAGGTTTCACCCATCGGGAAACGCTGCCCAGCCTTTCGGGTAACTCAGTCTGGAGACTGCCGGGAAACTGGATCCTCAGCGTTTCGCTTGCCCGCAGCACGCGTTCTCCGAACGCGCAGGAGCGGTACGCCAATGGGCCGCACCCTGGAACCAACGCCTATGAAATCGGCAGCCCGGATCTCGACGTCGAAACCTCGTACTCCATCGACACTGCGCTCCGCCACCGGATCGGCAGGATTACCGGAGCAATCACGCTCTTCGCCAATCGATTTGACGGCTTTGCCTACGCAAAGCCCACGGGACAATTCGCAGTTTCCCAGGACGACAAGATGGTGCTCCTGGTGGAGGCATCCAATCCGGCCTCAGACCAAGGTCTGGCCGTTTATCGATATGCCCAGACGGATGCCACATTCATGGGAGTCGAAGGCGAGATGTTCCTCCACCTGCACGAAAGGGGAGTCAACACGCTGGATGTTCGCCTCTCAACGGACTATGTTCGCGCCCGGGATGATGACTCCGGAGACCCTCTGCCTCGGATCACTCCCCGGCGGACCAAGGTCGGATTGGACTGGGCGCATGGTCCAGCCAGCCTCTCGGCCGAAGCGCAGTTCGTATCCGCCCAGCACCGCGTGGCCAGCCATGAACTTCCGACCGACGGCTACACACTCCTGAACGCCGATGCCAGCTACCGCTTCGCCACCGGTCAGGTGGACTACACAATGTTCATTCGTGGATCAAACCTCGGAAACGAAGAGGCCCGCGCCCACACATCCTTCCTCAAGGAAATTGCTCCGCTTCCCGGCCGCAGTGTGAATCTCGGAGTCAGGATGAGTTTTTGA
- a CDS encoding alpha-L-rhamnosidase N-terminal domain-containing protein gives MFIARRSFELPAVPAKAVLFITADTRYQLFTNGQFVARGPARSAAHHQSYDALDLTPFLKAGRNVMAVRFHHAGLAVSYHSAPRPGLLAQLETSEGLVLGTDTRWKLELDPAWDRESPRVNRWHDAFNDRVDLRRQPADWIGIDFNDSRWPAAVSLLPDGFITADGSHQVLPGMQWWPASQPDSVPRAITPPWVKLVPRDIPLLEQATVPAVRLIASGLLATSTEDKIGPLSLDKLEPTRVAPSATDPETIVYPLKLAPTPQRASCLVFDLGRVHNAYPSLELEGPAGTVVDVLTTPYMLKRVLDPTILNSLAADRVILSGRRDRWESWDFKPSRYLAIIVHNTDSPVTLFKAGVNALTYPWPHRGSLSSPQDAWVERLWDAGARTIETITTDAYTDNYRERRQYPQTSYYAARGNYAAFGDTWLQRRYLLQNAQEQEPDGTLGAYAPMTDGQYMPYLDVQFFWLMSWRDYLLFSGDTATTRQLLPAARRVMARLAELADVDGLLVDPPYPYWIDHANIDRRGANFCVNALNVLTLDSVAQTLDWLGEPGAAVLRERAAALRQTLHDRFWNAQSRLFADALVDGRLSSRLSEHANALAVAAHIADANQTAAILPRLLGPDPAVVPATPLFLYWTMAAFCEKSRVDDALAILKARFAHQLTAPGNNGTFWEEWHLDRTWRRGIEERASRADAQGECGIFPQALTRWLAGLDPVAPGQAEFSLRRPPGALKDISAVWPTPRGDLHVDWSSEALTVNVPAGTAVLLDTVSLNASSGSLTVDGTRTNAEAGVLQLSPGLHHLQYTSVTGTSP, from the coding sequence ATGTTTATTGCGCGCCGGTCCTTCGAACTTCCTGCGGTGCCGGCGAAGGCCGTGCTGTTCATCACCGCGGACACCCGGTACCAGCTTTTCACCAACGGGCAATTCGTCGCCCGCGGGCCGGCCCGCTCCGCCGCGCACCACCAGTCCTATGACGCTCTCGATCTCACCCCGTTCTTGAAGGCAGGCCGAAACGTGATGGCCGTGCGCTTCCACCATGCGGGGCTCGCCGTTTCCTACCATTCGGCGCCTCGGCCCGGCCTGCTGGCGCAACTCGAAACGTCCGAGGGACTCGTGCTTGGCACGGACACACGCTGGAAACTTGAGCTGGATCCCGCGTGGGATCGTGAGAGCCCGCGCGTCAACCGCTGGCACGACGCCTTCAACGATCGCGTGGACCTGCGCCGGCAGCCCGCCGATTGGATCGGAATCGATTTCAATGACAGCCGATGGCCCGCAGCGGTTTCCCTTCTTCCAGACGGCTTCATCACCGCTGACGGCAGTCACCAAGTGCTGCCTGGGATGCAATGGTGGCCCGCCTCTCAACCCGATTCCGTGCCGCGCGCGATCACCCCGCCATGGGTGAAACTCGTGCCGCGCGACATTCCTCTTCTCGAGCAGGCAACGGTTCCGGCCGTCCGGCTCATCGCCAGCGGACTGCTTGCCACCAGCACCGAGGACAAGATTGGGCCATTGTCCCTGGACAAGCTGGAGCCGACACGCGTCGCGCCCAGCGCAACGGACCCGGAGACCATCGTCTATCCTCTCAAGCTTGCGCCCACACCCCAGCGGGCATCCTGTCTCGTTTTTGATCTCGGGCGCGTGCACAACGCCTACCCCAGCCTGGAGCTTGAAGGACCTGCAGGCACTGTCGTCGATGTTCTCACGACACCCTACATGCTCAAGCGCGTCCTCGACCCGACGATCCTCAATTCGCTCGCGGCGGACCGGGTGATTCTCTCCGGGCGACGCGATCGCTGGGAGTCCTGGGACTTCAAACCTTCCCGCTACCTTGCCATCATCGTCCACAATACGGATTCGCCCGTCACGCTTTTCAAAGCCGGGGTGAATGCCCTGACCTATCCCTGGCCCCATCGCGGAAGCCTTTCCTCGCCGCAGGATGCCTGGGTCGAAAGGCTCTGGGACGCGGGTGCGCGCACGATCGAGACGATCACAACCGACGCCTACACGGACAACTACCGCGAGCGCCGGCAGTATCCACAAACCTCCTACTACGCGGCGCGCGGCAACTACGCCGCCTTTGGCGACACCTGGCTGCAGCGCCGCTACCTGCTTCAAAACGCCCAGGAGCAGGAGCCTGACGGCACGCTCGGCGCCTATGCCCCGATGACCGACGGCCAGTACATGCCGTACCTGGACGTCCAATTCTTCTGGCTCATGAGCTGGCGGGACTACCTGCTTTTCAGCGGCGACACAGCCACCACGCGCCAGCTCCTCCCTGCAGCCCGCAGGGTGATGGCACGGCTGGCGGAACTCGCGGACGTCGATGGGTTGCTCGTGGATCCTCCGTATCCCTATTGGATCGATCATGCGAACATCGATCGCCGCGGCGCAAACTTCTGCGTGAATGCGCTCAACGTGCTGACGCTTGATTCGGTTGCGCAGACACTCGACTGGCTCGGCGAACCGGGTGCCGCGGTTTTGCGGGAAAGAGCAGCGGCACTCCGCCAAACGCTGCACGACAGGTTTTGGAATGCACAATCCCGGCTCTTCGCCGATGCGCTCGTCGATGGCCGTCTCTCGTCTCGCCTTTCCGAACACGCCAACGCGCTCGCTGTCGCCGCGCACATTGCCGACGCCAATCAGACAGCGGCCATACTTCCGCGCCTGCTCGGCCCGGATCCCGCGGTCGTGCCCGCCACGCCGCTCTTCCTCTATTGGACTATGGCGGCATTCTGCGAAAAGAGCCGTGTGGATGACGCTCTCGCGATCCTGAAAGCCCGCTTTGCGCATCAGCTCACGGCACCCGGGAACAACGGCACGTTCTGGGAGGAATGGCATCTGGATCGGACTTGGCGCCGTGGCATTGAGGAGCGCGCGTCCCGTGCGGATGCCCAGGGCGAGTGCGGCATCTTTCCGCAGGCTCTCACGCGGTGGCTGGCCGGCCTCGATCCCGTTGCCCCTGGTCAGGCCGAGTTCTCCCTGCGCCGCCCGCCCGGAGCACTCAAGGACATTTCGGCGGTCTGGCCGACGCCACGCGGCGATCTCCACGTCGATTGGTCGTCAGAGGCGCTGACGGTCAACGTTCCCGCGGGCACAGCGGTGCTTCTGGATACGGTCAGCCTCAATGCCAGCTCCGGCTCGCTAACGGTGGACGGCACAAGGACAAATGCCGAGGCGGGCGTACTCCAATTGTCCCCGGGCCTTCACCACCTGCAATATACGTCCGTCACGGGCACCAGTCCGTAA
- a CDS encoding 3-deoxy-D-manno-octulosonic acid transferase codes for MTLWLYRLIFLPALLLASPYYLWRMRRRGGYGRHFGDRFGRLERCPPRRTGVRRIWIQAVSVGELLAIGPLLERLAGEQSVEVVLTTTTSTGFRLAEERYHRFAALIGYFPIDAWWFSARAWRNLNPDLAVLAEGEWWPEHFAQARRRHVPIVSINARLSDRSFRRMRRLKGLLRALFGDVARILASSDQDRKRFIDVGFRADQVTTTGNLKLDMAVPEVDSNQLEHLRSSLGFLDGDFVLLGSSTWPGEEQALIETLRHLRNNGVASRLLLVPRHAERRGEIIPELERSGFTFHVRSMGACSGEVDIHLADTTGELRRLTPVADLVFVGKSLPPHGEGQTPIEAAAMGKPLVFGPVMSNFRIIARELVEAGAACVVADGRELLTVVEKLARDVSRRAEMAEAARRWHRANLGALDRTLDLLMKQLG; via the coding sequence ATGACGCTTTGGCTTTACCGCCTTATCTTTCTGCCTGCGCTGCTGCTGGCCTCCCCATATTACTTGTGGCGCATGCGAAGGCGGGGCGGGTATGGCCGGCACTTTGGCGATCGATTCGGAAGACTGGAACGATGTCCCCCTAGGCGGACCGGCGTCAGGCGCATTTGGATCCAGGCGGTGAGTGTCGGGGAATTGCTCGCCATCGGGCCGCTCCTGGAACGGCTGGCTGGCGAGCAATCCGTCGAGGTGGTTCTCACGACCACGACGAGCACGGGATTTCGACTGGCGGAGGAAAGGTATCACAGGTTTGCGGCGCTGATCGGATATTTTCCCATCGACGCCTGGTGGTTTTCTGCGCGCGCGTGGAGGAATCTGAATCCGGATCTTGCGGTGCTGGCTGAGGGAGAATGGTGGCCGGAGCACTTTGCCCAGGCCCGGCGCAGGCATGTGCCCATCGTTTCGATCAATGCGCGACTGAGTGACCGCAGTTTCCGCCGGATGCGACGGTTGAAAGGTCTGTTGCGGGCGCTCTTTGGCGATGTCGCCCGGATCCTTGCGAGTTCGGATCAGGACCGGAAGCGATTCATCGACGTGGGTTTCCGGGCGGACCAGGTGACAACGACTGGAAACCTCAAGCTGGACATGGCGGTGCCCGAGGTCGATTCGAACCAGCTCGAACACCTTCGCTCCTCGCTGGGGTTTTTAGATGGCGATTTTGTTCTCCTTGGATCATCGACCTGGCCGGGTGAGGAGCAGGCGCTCATTGAAACTTTGAGGCACCTTCGCAACAACGGGGTGGCGAGCCGGCTGCTGCTTGTTCCGCGTCACGCGGAGCGCAGGGGCGAAATCATTCCTGAGCTGGAGCGCTCGGGTTTCACATTTCACGTGAGATCCATGGGAGCCTGCAGCGGCGAGGTTGATATCCATTTGGCGGATACAACGGGGGAGCTCAGGCGCCTGACCCCGGTGGCCGATCTCGTGTTTGTGGGAAAGAGCCTTCCACCGCATGGCGAGGGGCAGACTCCGATAGAGGCTGCGGCGATGGGAAAGCCGCTGGTTTTCGGTCCGGTCATGAGCAATTTTCGGATCATTGCGCGCGAGTTGGTTGAAGCCGGGGCCGCTTGCGTCGTCGCGGATGGGCGGGAGCTGCTGACGGTCGTTGAGAAACTCGCCCGCGATGTCAGCCGGCGGGCGGAAATGGCGGAGGCGGCAAGGCGCTGGCACCGGGCAAACCTGGGTGCGCTGGATCGAACCCTGGACTTGCTGATGAAGCAGCTCGGCTGA
- a CDS encoding sugar nucleotide-binding protein — protein MIYLLGGSGYVGNAYQQLLSRKGIPFRNLRRKDLDYANPSALAAALKTDRPEFVINAAGYTGKPNVDACELHKADCLQGNAVLPGAIAAACAAAGVPWGHVSSGCIYTGSRDDGSPFTEIDPPNFTFRQNNCSFYSGTKALGEEVLNGHPNVYVWRLRIPFDHIDSPRNYLTKLIRYNRLLEATNSISQLHEFVAATFACWEKHVPFGTYNVTNPGEVTTREVVDLIRGSGVCTKDFQFFKDESEFMRTAAKTPRSNCTMSSAKLASVGIRLTDVREAISRDLRNWKAAA, from the coding sequence ATGATCTACCTGCTCGGCGGCTCGGGATATGTCGGCAATGCCTATCAGCAACTGCTTTCGCGCAAGGGCATTCCCTTCCGAAACCTGCGTCGAAAGGACCTCGACTACGCAAACCCCTCCGCGCTGGCAGCCGCGCTGAAGACCGATCGCCCCGAGTTCGTGATCAATGCGGCAGGCTACACCGGAAAGCCGAATGTGGATGCGTGCGAATTGCACAAGGCCGACTGTCTTCAGGGCAATGCCGTCCTCCCGGGTGCGATCGCAGCCGCCTGCGCGGCTGCAGGGGTTCCGTGGGGTCACGTTTCCAGCGGATGCATTTACACGGGGTCCCGCGACGACGGCTCTCCTTTCACGGAAATCGATCCACCCAATTTCACGTTTCGGCAAAACAACTGCTCCTTCTACAGTGGAACCAAAGCCCTTGGTGAAGAAGTGCTCAACGGGCATCCCAATGTCTATGTATGGCGTCTGCGCATTCCGTTCGACCATATCGACAGCCCGCGCAACTACCTCACAAAACTGATCCGCTACAACCGGCTTCTCGAAGCAACCAACTCAATTTCGCAACTCCACGAATTCGTCGCCGCCACGTTCGCCTGTTGGGAAAAGCACGTTCCTTTCGGCACCTACAATGTCACCAATCCCGGCGAGGTCACCACGCGCGAGGTTGTCGACCTCATCCGCGGCAGCGGTGTCTGCACGAAAGACTTTCAGTTCTTCAAGGACGAGTCCGAGTTCATGCGAACGGCGGCAAAGACTCCCCGAAGCAACTGCACCATGTCCTCAGCCAAACTCGCCTCTGTCGGCATTCGCCTGACGGACGTTCGCGAGGCGATCTCGCGCGACCTGCGCAACTGGAAAGCGGCCGCCTGA
- the rfbB gene encoding dTDP-glucose 4,6-dehydratase codes for MNILVTGGCGFIGSNFIRQRLIEKDAGLARLVNLDALTYAGNPANLADLAGDPRYVFVKGDIGDEALTARLLKEHAIDAVLNFAAESHVDRSIDSPEPFIQTNVLGTLRLLNATRRYWSALPAAKKQAFRFLHVSTDEVYGTLKAGDAPWNEQCPYEPNSPYAASKAASDHLVRSFQHTYQLPTLTTNCSNNYGPYHFPEKLIPLMILNALEGKQLPVYGDGQQIRDWLYVGDHASAIWLVLNKGRVGETYNVGGLNERPNLEIVKRICALLDKRSPLPDGRSYAAQIAFVADRPGHDRRYAIDSTKIRTELGWKPAENFDTGIEKTVDWYLAHREWAADITRRSYQRQRLGVAS; via the coding sequence ATGAACATCCTTGTCACCGGAGGCTGCGGATTCATCGGCAGCAATTTCATCCGCCAGCGACTGATCGAGAAGGACGCAGGCCTCGCGCGTCTGGTTAATCTCGACGCACTGACCTATGCCGGAAATCCCGCCAACCTCGCCGACCTCGCCGGCGATCCGCGCTACGTCTTTGTCAAGGGTGACATCGGGGACGAAGCCCTGACCGCCAGGCTTCTCAAGGAGCATGCCATTGACGCGGTGCTGAACTTCGCGGCCGAAAGCCATGTCGACCGATCGATCGACTCACCGGAACCGTTCATCCAGACGAACGTGCTCGGAACGCTTCGCCTGTTGAACGCGACGCGCCGGTACTGGAGCGCACTGCCCGCTGCAAAGAAGCAGGCGTTTCGTTTTCTCCATGTATCCACCGACGAAGTCTACGGCACGCTCAAGGCCGGAGATGCTCCGTGGAATGAGCAATGTCCCTACGAACCCAACTCACCGTACGCGGCATCCAAGGCGGCCAGCGACCACCTGGTGAGGTCCTTTCAGCACACTTACCAACTGCCCACGCTCACGACAAACTGCTCGAACAATTACGGCCCCTATCATTTTCCCGAAAAGCTTATCCCCCTCATGATTCTCAACGCACTCGAGGGCAAGCAGCTCCCCGTGTACGGCGACGGACAGCAGATCCGCGACTGGCTGTATGTTGGGGACCACGCCTCCGCAATCTGGCTTGTTCTCAACAAGGGACGTGTCGGAGAAACCTACAATGTCGGCGGACTCAACGAGCGACCCAACCTGGAGATCGTGAAACGCATCTGCGCACTGCTCGACAAGCGGAGTCCGCTTCCGGATGGCAGGTCATATGCCGCGCAGATCGCCTTCGTTGCCGACCGACCGGGCCACGACAGGCGCTACGCCATCGACAGCACGAAAATCCGCACCGAACTGGGCTGGAAGCCCGCGGAGAATTTCGACACTGGCATCGAAAAAACCGTCGATTGGTACCTCGCGCATCGCGAATGGGCCGCGGACATCACACGCCGAAGCTACCAGCGCCAGCGTCTCGGCGTCGCTTCCTGA
- the rfbA gene encoding glucose-1-phosphate thymidylyltransferase RfbA has product MSTFSPSPSTRRRGIVLAGGSGTRLFPLTIAVSKQLMPVYDKPMVYYPISVLMLAGIREILIISTPQDLPLFKRLLGDGSQFGISLSYAEQPSPDGLAQAFIIAADAGFLDEKSPSALVLGDNLFYGHDFQRSVQAATAREDGATVFGYHVSNPTAYGVVEFAPDGRVLSLEEKPAHPKSNFAVPGLYFYDRSVVGLARSLKPSARGELEITDLNRRYLEQSRLKVEIIGRGTAWLDTGTHDSLLDAAQFVHVIENRQGLKIACLEEIGWRQGWLDRTAFEAQIKRLGKSSYGEYLRRLLA; this is encoded by the coding sequence GTGAGCACCTTTTCCCCCTCCCCCTCCACCCGGCGGCGCGGCATCGTTCTCGCCGGCGGCTCCGGCACGCGGCTTTTTCCGCTGACCATCGCTGTATCCAAGCAGTTGATGCCGGTGTACGACAAGCCGATGGTCTACTATCCGATCTCCGTCCTGATGCTCGCCGGCATTCGGGAGATCCTGATCATCTCAACCCCGCAGGATCTTCCCTTGTTCAAGCGCCTTCTCGGGGACGGATCCCAGTTCGGCATCTCGCTCAGCTACGCCGAGCAGCCGAGTCCCGACGGCCTGGCCCAGGCCTTCATCATCGCGGCGGACGCAGGCTTTCTCGACGAGAAATCGCCCTCGGCTCTGGTGCTTGGTGACAATCTTTTCTACGGACACGATTTTCAGCGATCGGTGCAGGCGGCAACCGCGCGGGAGGATGGAGCCACCGTCTTCGGTTACCATGTCTCCAATCCGACGGCTTACGGCGTCGTTGAATTCGCTCCGGACGGCCGCGTCCTTTCGCTCGAGGAGAAGCCGGCTCACCCGAAATCCAATTTTGCGGTTCCGGGTCTGTATTTCTACGATCGCTCGGTGGTCGGACTCGCACGCTCGCTGAAGCCCTCCGCACGCGGTGAACTGGAGATCACCGACCTCAACCGCCGCTACCTCGAACAAAGCCGCCTCAAGGTCGAAATCATCGGGCGGGGCACCGCCTGGCTCGACACGGGCACGCATGACTCCCTTCTCGACGCCGCACAGTTTGTGCACGTCATCGAGAATCGCCAGGGGCTGAAGATTGCCTGTCTGGAGGAGATCGGCTGGCGTCAGGGGTGGCTGGACCGCACGGCCTTCGAGGCGCAGATCAAGCGCCTGGGAAAATCCAGTTACGGCGAGTACCTCCGCCGCCTGCTGGCCTGA